Proteins from a genomic interval of Nautilia sp. PV-1:
- a CDS encoding SLC13 family permease yields MKLIKKEFLFFIFLFLFLIFITVYPKEINYIYDYIGWSTIRALSVLLLLTTALKLSNIFDYISAKFVTFLHTEKTLALFFVMLSMFLSMFLTNDITLFVVVPITISLKHIIKNDITKLVIFEAIAVNVGSLLTPIGNPQNLFLFREWGVGFYDFLRIMSPVFVISAVLLFLFTLTVFPKKPLEITDIKTPKPDKFLFFTTIVFFIVFIFALEMHFVKILIPAVIMWFLIIKKEVFLKFDYFLIFTFILMFIDFNIISNIDFVKNIISSINLNSLNVFNLSVAASQFMSNVPAAIFVSKFSHDYQAIAYGVNVAGNGFIIASLANIIALRFLNSSKAYVDFHKYSIPYFILSYLLVFVILD; encoded by the coding sequence ATGAAACTAATAAAAAAAGAATTTCTTTTTTTTATTTTTCTTTTTTTGTTTTTGATTTTTATAACCGTATACCCAAAAGAAATAAATTATATATATGATTATATAGGTTGGAGCACCATAAGAGCATTAAGCGTGCTGCTTTTATTAACTACGGCTTTGAAACTTTCGAATATATTTGATTATATTTCGGCAAAATTCGTAACTTTCCTGCATACCGAAAAAACATTGGCATTGTTTTTTGTAATGCTGAGTATGTTTCTGTCTATGTTTCTTACAAACGACATAACTCTTTTTGTAGTAGTTCCTATTACCATATCGTTAAAACATATTATCAAAAACGATATAACAAAACTGGTTATTTTTGAAGCAATTGCAGTAAACGTGGGGTCTTTGCTTACACCTATAGGCAATCCCCAAAACCTGTTTTTATTCAGAGAATGGGGAGTCGGTTTTTACGATTTTTTACGTATTATGAGCCCTGTATTTGTAATAAGCGCCGTTTTGCTTTTTTTATTTACATTAACAGTGTTTCCGAAAAAACCTTTGGAAATAACCGACATTAAAACACCTAAACCCGATAAATTTTTATTTTTTACGACAATTGTGTTTTTTATTGTTTTTATTTTTGCATTAGAAATGCATTTCGTCAAAATTTTAATACCGGCGGTTATAATGTGGTTTTTAATAATAAAAAAAGAGGTTTTTTTAAAATTCGACTATTTTTTAATTTTTACATTTATACTTATGTTTATTGATTTTAACATTATCAGCAATATTGATTTTGTAAAGAATATAATAAGCTCCATTAATCTAAATTCATTAAATGTCTTTAACCTTAGTGTCGCGGCAAGCCAGTTTATGAGCAACGTTCCTGCCGCTATTTTCGTAAGCAAATTTTCTCACGATTATCAGGCGATAGCTTACGGCGTAAATGTAGCCGGAAACGGATTTATTATTGCGTCACTGGCAAATATAATAGCTCTCAGGTTTCTTAACTCCTCAAAAGCTTATGTTGATTTTCACAAATACTCCATACCGTATTTTATCTTATCTTATCTATTAGTTTTTGTAATACTTGATTAA
- the luxS gene encoding S-ribosylhomocysteine lyase: MPMLDSFLVDHVKMPSPGLRIAKHVKTPSGDIITVYDVRFAKPNKEIIDERAMHTLEHLFAGYMRDNLQNYEIIDISPMGCRTGFYMSVIGEPENEEVINAWKKSMQNVLETDTIPEANVYQCGSCYMHSLDGAKKVAKHILDNKIVIMDNEALALNPENIPNDCNVDVSKVKILGK; this comes from the coding sequence ATGCCGATGTTAGACAGTTTTTTGGTAGACCACGTAAAAATGCCAAGTCCGGGACTAAGAATTGCCAAACACGTAAAAACGCCGAGCGGCGATATTATTACGGTTTATGACGTCAGATTTGCAAAACCAAACAAAGAAATTATCGACGAAAGAGCCATGCATACGCTTGAACATCTTTTTGCGGGATATATGAGAGACAATCTGCAAAATTACGAAATAATCGATATATCGCCTATGGGATGCCGCACAGGGTTTTATATGAGCGTCATAGGCGAACCTGAAAATGAAGAAGTAATAAATGCATGGAAAAAATCTATGCAAAACGTGCTTGAAACGGATACAATTCCGGAAGCAAACGTTTACCAGTGCGGAAGCTGTTATATGCATTCACTCGACGGTGCTAAAAAAGTGGCTAAACACATTTTGGACAATAAGATCGTAATTATGGATAACGAAGCCCTGGCTTTAAATCCAGAGAATATTCCAAACGATTGCAACGTTGATGTTTCAAAGGTTAAAATTTTAGGCAAATGA
- the rpsB gene encoding 30S ribosomal protein S2 yields the protein MPCNVTMKDLLECGVHFGHQKRRWNPKMKKYIFGVRKNIYIIDLQKTLRHIKYAYNVVKNAAEEGKTILFVGTKKQAVDAIKEHAERCGMPYVNHRWLGGMLTNFKTIQKSIRKLEIIEKMEESGQINLLTKKERLILARRKAKLEKFIGGIRHMKTVPDMLFIVDTVKEKIAVGEANKLGLPIVAPVDTNCDPDLIDVPIPGNDDAIRSVNLFCKTIADAIIEGKELAAKEEEGEVEPISQEEIAEEVKEIKEEAKAEEKTEEEIKAETEEIKAEEA from the coding sequence ATGCCGTGTAATGTAACAATGAAAGACCTTTTAGAGTGTGGTGTACACTTCGGTCACCAAAAGAGAAGATGGAACCCAAAAATGAAAAAATACATTTTTGGCGTAAGAAAAAACATTTATATTATCGACCTTCAAAAAACACTAAGACATATCAAATATGCATACAATGTAGTTAAAAACGCTGCAGAAGAAGGTAAAACTATTCTTTTCGTAGGTACTAAAAAACAGGCTGTTGACGCTATTAAAGAACATGCTGAGAGATGTGGTATGCCGTATGTAAACCACAGATGGCTAGGCGGTATGCTTACAAACTTCAAAACAATTCAAAAATCAATCAGAAAATTAGAAATTATTGAAAAAATGGAAGAAAGCGGACAAATCAATCTTTTAACTAAAAAAGAAAGATTAATCCTTGCCAGAAGAAAAGCAAAACTAGAAAAATTCATCGGCGGTATCAGACATATGAAAACTGTTCCTGATATGCTGTTTATCGTTGATACTGTAAAAGAAAAAATCGCAGTTGGTGAAGCTAACAAACTTGGTCTTCCAATCGTTGCGCCTGTAGATACAAACTGTGACCCTGATTTAATCGATGTTCCAATCCCAGGAAACGACGATGCGATCAGAAGTGTAAACCTTTTCTGTAAAACAATTGCTGATGCTATTATCGAAGGAAAAGAATTAGCGGCTAAAGAAGAAGAAGGTGAAGTAGAACCAATTTCTCAAGAAGAAATCGCTGAAGAAGTAAAAGAAATTAAAGAAGAAGCTAAAGCAGAAGAAAAAACTGAAGAAGAAATCAAAGCTGAAACTGAAGAAATCAAAGCTGAGGAGGCGTAA
- the tsf gene encoding translation elongation factor Ts, whose protein sequence is MANITAAMVKALREKTGAGMMDCKKALVEAEGNEEKAVEILRKKGLAKAAKKADRNAAEGRVEIYITDDYKKGSIAEVNCETDFVAKTDEFVEFVAETVKTVNVNDIADTEALNKAPFGNGTFEEELKVKIAKIGENIVVRRIGTIKAPENGIVNGYIHAGGKVGVLVAAACDSEKTCEAIKDTLRDIAMHIAAMKPQYLNPEAVPADVIEKEKEIAKAQLLKEGKPEQVIDKIIPGKIKRFYSDVCVTEQEYVKAEKKETVAEALSKAAKAAGGEAKLVDFIRFEVGEGLVKNACNMADEVAAALS, encoded by the coding sequence ATGGCTAACATTACTGCAGCAATGGTAAAGGCGCTTAGAGAAAAAACAGGCGCCGGAATGATGGATTGTAAAAAAGCTCTTGTAGAAGCTGAAGGTAACGAAGAAAAAGCGGTTGAGATCCTAAGAAAAAAAGGTCTTGCTAAAGCTGCTAAAAAAGCTGACAGAAACGCTGCTGAAGGTAGAGTTGAAATTTATATTACTGATGATTACAAAAAAGGAAGTATCGCAGAAGTTAACTGTGAAACTGACTTCGTAGCGAAAACTGACGAATTTGTTGAATTTGTAGCTGAAACTGTTAAAACTGTAAATGTTAACGACATCGCTGATACTGAAGCTCTAAACAAAGCTCCGTTCGGTAACGGAACTTTTGAAGAAGAACTTAAAGTTAAAATCGCTAAAATCGGTGAAAACATCGTAGTTAGAAGAATCGGAACTATTAAAGCTCCTGAAAACGGAATCGTAAACGGATACATCCACGCCGGCGGAAAAGTTGGTGTGCTTGTAGCTGCTGCATGTGACAGCGAAAAAACTTGCGAAGCAATCAAAGATACTTTAAGAGATATCGCAATGCACATTGCTGCAATGAAACCTCAGTACCTAAATCCTGAAGCGGTACCGGCTGACGTTATCGAAAAAGAAAAAGAAATCGCAAAAGCTCAGCTTCTTAAAGAAGGTAAGCCTGAGCAGGTAATTGATAAAATTATCCCTGGTAAAATCAAAAGATTCTACAGCGACGTATGTGTTACAGAACAAGAATACGTAAAAGCTGAGAAAAAAGAAACTGTAGCAGAAGCTCTTAGCAAAGCTGCTAAAGCTGCTGGCGGAGAAGCTAAACTTGTTGACTTCATCAGATTTGAAGTTGGTGAAGGTTTGGTTAAAAACGCATGCAACATGGCGGATGAAGTAGCGGCGGCTCTTTCTTAA
- a CDS encoding ABC transporter ATP-binding protein — protein MLKAVNLTHSFDYLLFEDVNIQIKKGEKVAIVGSSGSGKSTFLHILSTFLSPQKGEVYINGKNIYSLKEKDLIQIRKKEIGIIFQFHYLFNTFTALENLEAAALISGEDIDFELLERLNIKDVIHQNIQTLSGGQQQRVSIARVLTKKPKIIFADEPTGNLDKKNAYEVIDVLKEYCDNHNASLITVTHDMDVADKFDKVYELKEKKLVLLDGDS, from the coding sequence ATGCTTAAAGCGGTTAATTTAACACATTCATTTGATTATTTATTGTTTGAAGATGTTAATATTCAAATCAAAAAAGGTGAAAAAGTCGCCATAGTCGGAAGCAGCGGCAGCGGAAAATCTACTTTTTTACATATACTTTCAACGTTTTTATCTCCTCAAAAAGGCGAAGTTTATATAAACGGCAAAAATATATACTCTTTAAAAGAAAAAGATTTAATACAAATAAGAAAAAAAGAGATTGGTATTATTTTTCAGTTTCATTATCTGTTTAATACTTTTACGGCATTGGAAAATCTGGAAGCTGCGGCTCTGATAAGCGGTGAGGATATTGATTTTGAATTACTGGAAAGACTGAATATTAAAGACGTTATACATCAAAACATTCAAACATTAAGCGGAGGACAGCAGCAAAGAGTCTCTATAGCAAGAGTGTTAACAAAAAAACCTAAAATTATTTTTGCTGACGAACCTACCGGAAATCTTGATAAAAAAAACGCATATGAGGTGATAGATGTATTAAAAGAGTACTGTGATAATCATAACGCGTCGCTTATTACCGTAACTCACGATATGGACGTTGCGGACAAATTTGATAAAGTATATGAACTGAAAGAAAAAAAACTGGTACTGTTAGATGGAGATTCTTAA
- the fliR gene encoding flagellar biosynthetic protein FliR, with translation MEILNYLTPVNVVTYLLLFVRLSSFLAFIPFFNYSAIPMNVKAAFAFWLSILLYPLTPKFAYDINIATITLSILNEIAFAFFVGAALQLIFDVLKYAGEQISFVMGFTLANVIDPNAGTQTTIISQFFTWVAILVFISFGGDHLEILFLSKTLSMLPFGEFFSYHNVYEYFLIYMGKYFLLGVAMAFPIIAISLLGDIIFGMIMKTMPQFNLLVVGFPIKITISFMVLIAIISSLMRLFSNEMLQAFAAVMHFIG, from the coding sequence ATGGAGATTCTTAATTATTTAACGCCCGTAAATGTAGTTACGTATCTTTTACTGTTTGTAAGGCTTAGTTCTTTTTTGGCTTTTATACCGTTTTTTAATTATTCTGCTATTCCGATGAATGTTAAAGCCGCTTTTGCTTTTTGGCTCAGCATACTGCTTTATCCTCTTACTCCGAAATTTGCATACGATATAAACATTGCTACTATTACACTTAGTATATTAAACGAAATAGCTTTTGCTTTTTTCGTAGGAGCGGCTTTGCAGCTTATATTTGATGTTTTGAAATATGCGGGAGAGCAGATAAGCTTCGTTATGGGATTTACGCTTGCAAATGTTATAGATCCTAACGCAGGTACACAGACTACGATTATTTCTCAGTTTTTTACATGGGTTGCCATTTTGGTGTTTATAAGCTTCGGGGGTGACCATCTTGAAATTCTGTTTTTGAGTAAAACCCTTTCCATGCTGCCTTTCGGGGAGTTTTTCAGTTATCATAACGTATACGAATATTTTCTTATTTATATGGGTAAGTATTTTCTTCTGGGTGTAGCAATGGCGTTTCCGATTATAGCTATATCTCTTTTGGGAGATATAATATTCGGAATGATTATGAAAACAATGCCTCAGTTTAACCTGCTGGTAGTCGGGTTTCCTATAAAAATAACTATCTCTTTTATGGTGCTTATTGCAATTATTTCCTCATTAATGAGGCTGTTTTCAAACGAAATGCTTCAGGCCTTTGCCGCTGTTATGCATTTTATCGGCTGA
- a CDS encoding phospholipase D-like domain-containing protein, which yields MKKIIFLLFASLLFASEVYFMPHDGKRAENRLYYLFTHAKKEIKITMYTFTNRKLARALKIAAKKGVKITIIADKKESKYKYSVIPRLATLRNFHVYLLSGKKYKDGQKAKMHVKLSIIDDKYIVTGSANYSYSAFYKNYEYIIIDTDKYLIKEFDSFFHHLKILATSYRLSR from the coding sequence TTGAAAAAAATTATATTTTTACTGTTTGCCTCGCTGCTTTTCGCATCGGAAGTATACTTTATGCCTCATGACGGAAAAAGAGCCGAAAACAGACTGTATTACCTGTTTACACACGCAAAAAAAGAAATAAAAATCACCATGTACACTTTTACAAACAGAAAACTTGCCCGTGCATTAAAAATAGCAGCAAAAAAAGGCGTAAAGATTACAATTATCGCAGATAAAAAAGAATCAAAATATAAATATTCTGTAATTCCGAGACTTGCAACTTTAAGAAATTTCCATGTTTATCTGCTTTCAGGCAAAAAATACAAAGACGGCCAAAAAGCAAAAATGCACGTTAAACTTTCCATTATTGATGATAAATATATAGTAACGGGTAGTGCAAATTATTCATACAGCGCTTTTTATAAAAATTACGAATACATTATAATTGACACCGACAAATATTTGATTAAAGAATTCGATTCGTTTTTTCATCATCTGAAAATTTTAGCCACATCATACAGGCTCAGCCGATAA